The following coding sequences lie in one Deinococcus sp. JMULE3 genomic window:
- a CDS encoding DUF2357 domain-containing protein, producing the protein MRWFTTAGLPASGPAEWDAAYLTLDAPGSWEAMTVTRNGLPCPVTLRRLNGQVRTTVDWPRSGPGHYRLHVTVEGSRHTATVTVHARKLPPGGFDAMLDDLHVHLPADVAISLKRAGGLAGIQLSELKPATLQEELARLRRAVHGTPDRPGLAALLPVIARSPHEILQSSGVMVRRELLKRPRPAALVQALSRSSAHTGGHAPRFPDERVQPTVDVYENRVVRACAHLVLHRLRTLAQLAARDPRLGPPVHDLHVTLNSALRAASFLRDVRDLSGAPRRLTMVLLRRPEYRAALEILLELQRSLRVTLDDDRLLEPLGNTPSLYQTWGALHVIRALTDTCTEAGFTLRNERIAVPHPGTLLLRVLPDGQPILTFEHPRTGCTVTLASERTFRQSGAGWQSVSFSQRPDLVIELRGPGRPDELWILDPKYKLGSDDAPPESSGTPPSGNPNKTDIDKMHSYRDAIRDPAGRRGVTLAAILYPGQDHAYGPNIHAISARPGATDSLNARLRHLFATHLALPPSQAVTGHDSDAPVP; encoded by the coding sequence TTGAGATGGTTCACCACCGCCGGTCTCCCCGCCTCCGGCCCGGCGGAGTGGGACGCGGCGTACCTCACGCTGGACGCGCCCGGCTCATGGGAGGCCATGACCGTCACCCGCAACGGTCTCCCCTGCCCGGTCACGCTCAGGCGCCTGAACGGCCAGGTCCGCACCACCGTCGATTGGCCCCGGTCTGGCCCAGGCCACTACCGCCTCCACGTCACGGTCGAGGGGAGCCGGCACACCGCCACCGTGACGGTGCACGCCCGGAAACTTCCGCCGGGCGGATTCGACGCGATGCTCGATGACCTGCATGTGCACCTCCCGGCGGACGTGGCCATCAGCCTCAAACGCGCCGGCGGCCTCGCCGGTATCCAGCTCTCCGAGCTCAAGCCCGCCACCCTGCAGGAGGAACTGGCTCGCCTGAGACGGGCCGTCCACGGCACGCCCGACCGGCCGGGACTCGCCGCGCTCCTCCCCGTGATCGCCCGCTCACCGCACGAGATCCTGCAGTCCTCCGGCGTGATGGTCCGGCGTGAACTCCTGAAACGGCCCCGCCCCGCGGCACTCGTCCAGGCACTCAGCCGGTCCTCGGCTCACACCGGCGGGCATGCGCCGCGATTTCCTGACGAACGTGTCCAGCCGACCGTTGACGTGTACGAGAACCGCGTCGTCCGGGCCTGCGCCCACCTCGTCCTCCACCGGCTCCGCACTCTGGCACAGCTCGCCGCCCGCGACCCCCGTCTCGGCCCACCGGTGCATGACCTCCACGTCACGCTGAATTCGGCCCTCCGCGCCGCCTCGTTTCTCCGGGACGTCCGGGATCTGAGTGGCGCGCCCAGGCGGCTCACCATGGTGCTCCTGCGTAGGCCCGAGTACCGCGCCGCGCTGGAGATCCTGCTGGAACTCCAACGGTCCCTGCGCGTCACCCTCGACGACGACCGCCTGCTCGAACCCCTCGGCAACACGCCCAGCCTCTACCAGACCTGGGGCGCACTGCACGTGATCCGCGCCCTCACCGACACCTGCACCGAAGCGGGATTCACCCTCCGGAACGAGCGCATCGCCGTCCCCCATCCCGGCACGCTGCTGCTGCGCGTCCTCCCGGACGGCCAGCCAATCCTGACCTTTGAGCATCCCCGCACCGGCTGCACCGTCACCCTGGCCAGTGAGCGGACCTTCCGGCAAAGCGGCGCCGGATGGCAGTCCGTCAGCTTCTCACAGCGGCCAGACCTGGTCATCGAACTCCGCGGCCCGGGACGTCCGGATGAACTGTGGATCCTCGATCCGAAATACAAACTCGGCAGCGACGACGCCCCTCCTGAGTCGTCCGGGACGCCCCCCTCAGGCAACCCGAACAAGACCGACATCGACAAGATGCACTCGTACCGGGACGCCATCAGGGACCCGGCCGGTCGACGGGGCGTGACCCTGGCGGCGATCCTCTACCCCGGTCAGGACCACGCGTACGGGCCGAACATCCACGCCATTTCCGCGCGGCCCGGCGCGACCGACAGCCTGAACGCACGGCTGCGCCACCTGTTCGCGACTCACCTCGCCCTGCCGCCTTCACAGGCCGTGACCGGACACGACTCGGACGCCCCCGTCCCATGA
- a CDS encoding McrB family protein codes for MSPHANSSNGPILHAGRLAATAVWLNTQEQNLEQNERAYKLSGARDSEERLHATLSGAGPTKVNVQPGNNLNMLSWRTAGGLNALVNRGHAAFRDALATLRRDPVNPDDVNAFWTTLTPLADTLPDADRKPISGQGTRASIASYFLFLAQPEHHPFYRPTFGGQAVEWLYGGQPLDRQSTGHLLHDYVRRCATLLPAFQAAGVPLRDMLDLQGALYLISSQYPGGPRSADVQPADPLRAEYEAFRADPVQAFRCEVRLTRAAQVSARLRDADAVTLTEFNRDVWQFESDATLDGVSVRGTVYSDVLGADRAAELTDALREERLSLWGNYCWGSATTVYGAQLNLSDDEKQRLVRQALHILGNDALSPLEKVQQIEAVPGFGPNSATGMTMLVHPDAVALNNRPSRDALKALGYDVSTPAAMQDSAAALLERVGADTFPELDWFLYTRASRTGHWWVNQGRTYDEECAGGYVWASQETNRTVQHHENVARLKPGDRILHYAGQTIRAVSTVSAPPVEVNDERQSASIPSKRFGYLATTDYRPLPQPVPISSLEPEWRTAQHGPFDKNGTVQLGYLFEVSPALFDRVTRTRDGSDAAQPSHDAPFEPRSFGEIQAGIEQTGLKIDRRTLRRYHLALQTRGFVILSGVSGTGKTWLAEAYAEASGARVGVFPVAPNWTSNEDLLGFYSPLDGGHYHHTAFSRFLLEAAEEYRAARAGGRPPRPYHLILDEMNLARVEYYFAQFLSRMEFRARHPDRETTLTLGPDLTVVLGPNVTVTGTVNVDETTYDFADKVYDRAQLIELSVNRDDLATHLTGNAQADLILSIWDVIHPVAPFAFRIVDELTEYQAAARQLGLDPLDALDDAVLQKVLPKLRGTDARLLGTLSEFLTLVEGTLPLSHAKAGRMRDEGTRHGFISFH; via the coding sequence TTGTCGCCGCACGCCAACAGCTCGAATGGTCCGATCCTGCATGCCGGACGTCTCGCCGCCACCGCCGTCTGGCTGAACACTCAGGAGCAGAATCTGGAACAGAACGAGCGGGCTTACAAGCTCAGCGGCGCGCGCGACAGCGAGGAACGTCTGCATGCCACCCTGAGCGGCGCGGGTCCCACCAAAGTCAACGTGCAACCCGGCAACAACCTGAACATGCTGAGCTGGCGCACGGCCGGCGGCCTGAACGCCCTCGTGAACCGTGGCCACGCGGCGTTCAGGGATGCCCTGGCCACCCTGCGGCGTGATCCGGTGAATCCGGACGACGTCAATGCGTTCTGGACCACCCTGACACCTCTGGCAGACACGCTGCCGGATGCAGACCGGAAGCCCATTTCCGGGCAAGGTACCCGGGCCAGCATCGCGAGTTACTTCCTGTTCCTCGCTCAGCCGGAACACCACCCTTTTTACCGCCCGACCTTCGGGGGTCAGGCTGTGGAGTGGCTGTACGGCGGCCAGCCCCTCGACCGCCAGTCCACGGGTCACCTCCTCCACGACTACGTGCGTCGATGCGCCACGCTGCTGCCCGCTTTCCAGGCGGCGGGCGTGCCACTGCGCGACATGCTCGATCTGCAGGGCGCCCTGTACCTGATCAGCAGTCAATACCCCGGCGGTCCCCGCAGCGCCGACGTGCAGCCGGCAGACCCGCTCCGCGCCGAATACGAGGCGTTCCGCGCCGATCCAGTTCAGGCGTTCCGGTGCGAAGTCCGCCTGACCCGGGCCGCGCAGGTCAGCGCGCGCCTGCGGGATGCGGACGCGGTAACGCTCACCGAGTTCAACCGGGACGTCTGGCAGTTCGAGTCGGATGCCACCCTGGACGGCGTCAGTGTCAGGGGAACGGTGTACTCGGATGTCCTCGGTGCGGACCGCGCCGCCGAGTTGACCGACGCGCTCCGGGAAGAACGACTGTCGCTCTGGGGAAACTACTGCTGGGGCAGCGCCACCACGGTTTACGGCGCGCAGCTCAACCTCAGCGACGACGAGAAGCAGCGTCTCGTCCGTCAGGCACTCCACATCCTCGGCAACGACGCGCTCTCCCCTCTCGAGAAAGTCCAGCAGATCGAGGCTGTGCCCGGCTTCGGCCCGAACAGCGCGACGGGGATGACCATGCTCGTCCATCCGGACGCCGTGGCGCTGAACAACCGCCCATCCCGCGACGCGCTGAAGGCCCTCGGGTATGACGTGTCCACACCGGCAGCGATGCAGGATTCAGCCGCGGCCCTGCTCGAGCGGGTCGGCGCGGACACCTTCCCGGAACTGGACTGGTTCCTGTACACCCGCGCCTCCCGCACCGGGCACTGGTGGGTGAATCAAGGCCGGACCTACGACGAAGAATGCGCTGGTGGGTACGTATGGGCCAGCCAGGAAACGAACCGAACCGTCCAGCATCACGAGAACGTCGCCCGCCTGAAACCCGGTGACCGGATCCTGCATTACGCCGGTCAGACCATCCGCGCGGTCAGCACCGTGAGCGCCCCACCTGTCGAAGTGAACGACGAACGTCAATCCGCCAGCATTCCTTCGAAGCGCTTCGGGTACCTCGCGACCACCGACTACCGACCACTGCCTCAACCGGTGCCGATCAGCAGTCTCGAGCCCGAATGGCGCACGGCTCAGCACGGCCCATTCGATAAGAACGGGACCGTCCAGCTCGGGTACCTGTTCGAGGTCAGCCCGGCCCTCTTCGACCGCGTCACGCGGACCCGGGACGGCTCAGACGCCGCCCAGCCGAGTCATGACGCCCCGTTTGAGCCGAGGTCGTTCGGTGAGATTCAGGCGGGCATCGAGCAGACCGGCCTGAAAATCGATCGGAGAACGCTGCGCCGCTACCACCTCGCCCTGCAGACCCGCGGGTTCGTTATCCTCTCCGGCGTCAGCGGCACCGGGAAGACGTGGCTGGCCGAGGCGTACGCCGAGGCGTCCGGCGCGAGGGTCGGCGTGTTCCCGGTCGCGCCGAACTGGACGAGCAACGAGGACCTGCTCGGGTTCTACAGCCCGCTCGACGGCGGCCACTACCACCACACCGCGTTCAGCCGGTTCCTGCTTGAAGCCGCCGAAGAATACCGCGCCGCCCGCGCGGGCGGCCGCCCGCCCCGCCCGTACCACCTCATCCTCGACGAGATGAATCTCGCGCGCGTCGAGTACTACTTCGCGCAGTTCCTCTCCCGGATGGAGTTCCGCGCCCGTCATCCGGACCGGGAAACCACGCTGACGCTCGGACCCGATCTGACCGTCGTCCTCGGACCGAACGTGACTGTGACCGGCACGGTGAACGTGGATGAAACCACCTATGACTTCGCCGACAAGGTCTACGACCGCGCGCAGCTGATCGAACTCAGCGTCAACCGGGACGACCTGGCCACCCACCTGACCGGCAATGCTCAGGCGGACCTGATCCTGTCCATCTGGGACGTCATCCACCCGGTCGCGCCGTTCGCGTTCCGGATCGTGGACGAGCTCACGGAGTACCAGGCGGCGGCGCGGCAGCTGGGCCTGGACCCGCTGGACGCCCTGGACGACGCCGTGCTGCAGAAGGTCCTGCCGAAACTCCGGGGGACGGACGCGAGGCTGCTCGGCACGCTGAGCGAGTTCCTGACCCTGGTGGAGGGAACGCTGCCGCTCAGCCACGCCAAGGCCGGCCGGATGCGCGACGAGGGCACACGACATGGTTTCATCAGCTTCCACTGA